TCATTTTTCTGGATCTTTCCGTCTCCGTTGACATCACAATGGCCCAGCAACGCCTTGCGGAACTTGTCCAGGTCGGTGCCAGTGAGGTCCGGcttgagaaaacacacacaacagcaagatTAATCCTTAGgtataaaaaagaaaaacgatAACAATGGGAAACGCCAGCCTATGGAACTCTATAACTGAGGCTCTACAAGCATGGGATCAAAGAAACAATAGAAGGCTCTATcaatcaaaaaaagaaaacaatgtaACGGTATGAAAATTTGAAGCTGAAGGTTAGGCTATGTCAATAATTTCCACCCTCGCTGTTATTTGTACATCACTGTATGTGATAGGATGTTGGCAAAATGTTGAATTCTCACTATGTTGTCACAAGCGCTTGGCATGAATTCTAACCCAGAGTTTGGTGGGAGATgtttgagtaaaattctagaagaacagGGGGggaatccttactcctcaaagggtttaaaaaaaagtgttcagATCTGAGACTGGTATACAACAGTGAGCATCTCACCTTTACAAGTTCCATCATGTCTTTCACAAAGCCATCCACCTCAGGCCCCTCCAATTCTCCTGTTTTACTCTGGTGAAAAGGCAAGCAGAAATGGACCAACATGAAAAAAGCCTCTTTGCCTTGATACTGCCTTGATACGTGCAGGTGTACGTATCATATGTaaatgtcatatacattttgAGGAAGCTTACCACATCATAATGAGCAAAAATCTTCTCAAAatccctccttctttcctcttgAGAGCATGCCTAAAATAATAAGCAGCATTGCCACAAGTCAACACAACTCAGTCACACTGTTGTTGCAGATGTCATGATAAcaattttcatctctctctctctctctctctctctctctctctctctctctctctctctctccttttgaatGTTTTTCTTCTGATTGTGtataagtcactcaatggcccaggccctaaatatattgcaaATATaaagactgacgtttcgacgcagtgcgcgTCTCCTTCAGAGTCAAAGTCAAAGAGTTTTGACTCTGAAGGACGCAGTGCGCGTCTCCTTCGGAGTCAAAGTCAAAGAGTTTTGACTCTGAAGGAGACGCACACTGCGTCGAAACATCAGTCTTTATGTTTGCACtgcaataaaataactaaaaagtatctgagtgctccagtcatccctggcctagtttTGCgtagtggaccagtttactttcCATTATCAACCGTCCTGGACTGgaagcaccaagaaggttagagcgcaagtgacttcccttttacatATGGCAAGTATGCTTGTGCAACACCATCCTCATAGAGTCTCCTCTACAGGTTTTACCTAGGTAGACTTTGGTTAAGGTTAGTTATCAATTCTCTATAATACTTTTATACTTTCTATTTTCTAtcatatttttcttctctctttgacTGACAGTTGGGTATGATAATGTACTATACACATCCTATTGCTATTGCTGTGTTCTATTCTATCAGTTTTTCAAACTCTGCCAAGTCCTGTTCTGGGGTTGCAGGTTTACCAACATTCTTGATAATTGATGATTATGACATCACACATGGGAGTcaccaacgtgatgtcataatcaaATTATTAAGAATGTTGGTAAACCTGCAACCCCAGTGGAATATTTTGGACTTTGCTGTTCCATTCCATTATTACGTCATAACAGCTGACAGACAACACAACAATGTAAAGCTGCATGCACAGACAACATGCAGTTTGCATCAGAACCAACCATAATCTTAACCAAGACCTCAAGCACCCTTTCGCATGGGAATTACAATTTGAAGAGACGATTACAATTCTGATTTAATCCATCACGTTCGGTTTGGATACAGTTTGAACTCCCACAATGCTCCCAACTTGGGGTGGAGCGGGTTCTCTCCGAACATGGATCAACACACTAGAGATGGAGAACGGTGAGCAGCAGAAGGCCCTCGATGCAGCGAGAAGCCGCACCGACACCTTGCGCTGTGATAACACAAACCTGAAAATGACCATCAGAAAACTGAAACCTAAATGTCAACAAGTCTATTCCATGAGAGAGGAACTGGACGAATTGCGCTCAGAAATGACGGAAAGCTCGAAACGCCGGGAAACTTTCCAGTACAAGCTAAGTGACCTTGAAGTGACAAATTCAGATCTGCACGAGAAGCTGGAATGTCAAATTGGGGAGATGGCAAGCCTTAAGCTCGCTAGACAGGCAGACAAGGAGCAATGCCTTTCTCTCACTAAATCCACCAAGTCAATGAAGAGTGAAATTGAGCTTCAACGCTATTTTCTGGAGAAGAAGGAACAAGACATGAAGCTGCAAGATGCCCTTCAAAGAGAGCTGAACTCCGCCGTCCTGGAGCGCATGGAGATCATCAATATGTTGGAGGAGAGGAAGTCCGAACTGGAGGCGGCGTTGAGGAGACCACCTGCCGAGAAGCCGCTTAGCATTTACGACGAGATTTGTATGGCCACGGGCACTATGGGCCAGGGCGAACCCCTGTCAGCCACAAAGAGTGTAAGTATACAAAAAAAATACCAATAGCTAATCCGTAAACTGCTGTAATGATATATTAGTGCACCTGGAAGACACTCCATATTTTCATCTTAtctttttgttttctcctcttattttttgttttgttttagtttatTCTGTGTAACCTATTGGTCCAAATCTATAGGAAATGGTCGGGGGCCTTGTCTTGGTGCTGTGCTGACCTGTGTCCCTGTCTTTATGggttttttatttgtattattatttggtGTCTTCTCTGAGTGTTTTTAAATACCAGCAACAAACCTAACGCCCTTGGGCACAAATAAACTTGACCTTGAAGAAATTACACCAATAAATGTTTGTTATTTTTGCCAATAGCTCAAGATGATGAAGATGCAGATGAAGCCTCAGAAAGTGGTTGAGAAGATACTACCCTTGGCCCCAGCCTCAAAAAGGGTGAGTGCAAATGGAGTAGAATGTCCCATTGATAACATTCAGCTCCAGATCAATCCAATTGCAATTTACAAGGGGAGAAAATGCTGCtaaaatatgcgaccttgcttcctccacttgtgcttgtggcctcgccccgcctcctggcccctcctccgtggagaaaacaattaagtttcccagctgtcagcctagccacaacaacttttgggggactgtttttcatctaccatcccaattgcaaatgagaaaaagacttaacaattgagcttttgcaagatattgaaataaaatgctgttgtcagtgatgtcatcatgacatattacttcctggtacaaggccacaagcacaagtggagtaagcaaggtcgcatattgaaacGCACTCTGAGATGATTGCAGAAAAGCACCCCAAAAGTTGCTCTGTCTAGGTAGGTaggctaccgccatctacagcgcatttattctcaacctcagtactccgaaggtctcctaaccgaaggtctcctaaaggggcgttcacccgacataaagtggataccggaaaagaactagaatgacatATCTCTGTCTATAATATCTCTGGCGGCACTGGGGAAAGAAGGCACAAGCGACAGGAAAGGACGAGAAGAACTAGTTTGGCTAACACCCCTAGTGATCCTGTAGAGTTGACTATTGCAACATCCTACTTATAGACCTTCCccaagtcactcaggcaggtgcgattaatccaaaatgctgctgctAGATCATATCCCTTCAGTACTTAAGCCACTGCGCTGATTCCCAGTTTGGTTGAGGCTAACTCTTCTGATTGTGATTCACAGGTGCCCGAGGTAAGTCTTCTATACCGGAAAATGGCAACAACAGTTGTGAACTGGATCAGCTTCGCGCTGGGTTTTGCACTCATGATGTTCTGCGTCCTGCTGGTGATTGGCGCCGCTGTGCCCATGTGCCGTCCGGCTCACTACCACGTGCCATGCCAGGACCTGCTCAGAGACGTCCTGCCACGCCTCCTGCTGCCATACTGCGACACCCGCTTCCCACGCCCCCCGCCTTTCTGATGACCTCCTGCACCAGATGAACACTTACTTACTGAAGCCTTATTGTCCACTCCACCCCCACTACCTTCTTCCTAACCCCTTACATCAGAGGGAATTTACTGGAACATTTAGGCTACTTTTACCCTCCCCCCACCTTTCCAATAACCTATTTCAGAAGGAAATTTATTAAATACATTGGCTTCAAAACTCAgaatatttttttccccctgtggatTTTAACACTAATTTGAAACTAAATAAAACACATGTGAAATGGCAGATTGAACTGTTAATTGTGCATAATCTTTTTTCTGAGCGGTCAATAAACTATTATGAAACATTTTCACTGAATATTTTCAATGTCAGCTGGACTAGATTCACTCACTTGTGCATGAAATGGCAAGATTTATGAATAGTTGCACATGGTCCCAAGTGAAAAGAAATTGAACTGATCTGAACTGACTTGCTAGGATCAAGGTAGACTTTTCCCTTTATGGTTATCTACAGTAAATTCTTGGTGTTTGATGTTTGTAATAGTATGCAGAGATTTGTGacataatgaaaaaataaatatgcAACTTAGACAGCATCACtgaaaagaacaagaaaatgaATTGTTTTCAGAAAGACACTAAACATGTCAAAACTAGTAAATATGATAGAGCCATGCTTACCTCCATCTCAAATTTCAAGAGGAAATTCTCTTTAAGCGCCAAGATTCTATAAGAAAACAAAAACGGCTAAATAACGAGTCAAGACATTCTCATTGAAGGAGTAACATTTCACGAACAAATTAGTGAGTCGATACCACAACAAAAAGTGTTGTCAGGTCTTCTTTGTCTGTCGAGACTACCACTGGCCAGAGGTGACGAAAGTAAAACTAGAAGTAAATTTatttaccctactgccattagactcttgaactcaattcgtcacctgccccccctcaatacttcaggactatcgatactgtgagatg
The Engraulis encrasicolus isolate BLACKSEA-1 chromosome 20, IST_EnEncr_1.0, whole genome shotgun sequence genome window above contains:
- the LOC134435759 gene encoding puff II/9-2 protein-like produces the protein MLPTWGGAGSLRTWINTLEMENGEQQKALDAARSRTDTLRCDNTNLKMTIRKLKPKCQQVYSMREELDELRSEMTESSKRRETFQYKLSDLEVTNSDLHEKLECQIGEMASLKLARQADKEQCLSLTKSTKSMKSEIELQRYFLEKKEQDMKLQDALQRELNSAVLERMEIINMLEERKSELEAALRRPPAEKPLSIYDEICMATGTMGQGEPLSATKSLKMMKMQMKPQKVVEKILPLAPASKRVPEVSLLYRKMATTVVNWISFALGFALMMFCVLLVIGAAVPMCRPAHYHVPCQDLLRDVLPRLLLPYCDTRFPRPPPF